The window AGCGGCGGAAACATGGCGCGGAATCTCCTGGTAAAGGGCGTGTGCGCCGGCCGCGTGGCCGCTCGCCTCATCCATGGCGCCGCGCGCGGCGCCCGGGTCCGGTTCGTTGGCGGCCGGCGGCAGTGCCTGGTGCAGCGCGCGCAGCGGCCGCAGCAGCGCCAGCGTGGCGTCGGCACGCGGCGCCAGGAAGACCTGGCGCACGGCACCCTGTTCCACCACGCGGCCGTGGTCGAGCACCAGCACGCGATCGCAGGCCTGGCGGATCACCGACATATCGTGCGTGATCAGCACCACGGTCAGGCCGAAGCGCTGGTTGATGTCGCGCAGCAGCGCGAGGATCTGCTCGGTGGTCTCCGGGTCGAGCGCCGAGGTGGCTTCGTCGCACAGCAGGATCTCGGGCTGGTGCACCAGCGCGCGGGCGATGCCGACGCGCTGCTTCTGTCCACCCGAGAGCATGGCGGGATAGGCCTGTGCCTTGCCGGCGAGCCCGACCAGGTCGAGCAGCGCCATCACGCGCGGTGCGATGTCCAACCGTGGCACGCCGGCCACGCGCAGCGGCAGCGCCACGTTCTCGAACACGGTCTTGGCCGACAGCAGGTTGAAGTGCTGGAAGATCATGCCGACGCGGCGCCGCAGCGCCACCAGGCCGTCCTCGTCGAGCCGGCCGATGTCGGCGCCGTCTATCCGCACGTGGCCGCGGCTGGGACGCTCCAGCATATTGACCGTGCGCAGCAGCGTGGACTTGCCGGCGCCGCTGCGGCCGATGATGCCGAAGATCTCACCGCGCGCGACCTGGAACGAGACGTCGTCGAGCGCGGCCGCCGGCGCGCCGGCATAGGTCTTGCCCAGGTGTTCGAAGACGATGTGGGCCGGCGCGGAATCCGGCGGGGGCGGGGAAGGGGCGAAGGTCACGATGGCTCTCCTTGCTCGGGGGCCGGTGGCGGGGCGGGGGGCGCTGCGCGCTCAGAATGCCGGGATCACCGATCCCTGGTACTTCGACAGGATGAAGCGCCGCACCTCCTCCGACTGGTAGGCCTTGACCAGCGGCGCCACCCAGGGTGCATTGCGGTCCTGCTCGCGCACCGCGATGACGTTGACGTAGGGGTTGTGTTCCTTCCGTTCCACCGCGATGCCGTCGCGCGTGGCGATCAGGCCGGCCTGGTAGGCGAAGGTATTGACGATGGCCGCGGCGTCCACGTCGGGCAGCGAGCGCGCCAGCACCACCGAGGCGCTCTCCACCAGTTCCAGCTTGCGCGGGTTGGCGGTCACGTCGGCCAGCGTGGCGGTGCCGGTGAAGGGGTCGAAGCCCTCGCGCAGCTTGATCAGGCCGTGATCGCGCAGGATCACCAGCGCGCGCGTCTGGTTGCTCGGATCGTTGGGGATGCCGATGCGCGCCCCTGCCGGCAGTGCCTCGAGGGATTTGAACTTGCGCGAATAGAAGGCGATCGGCGAGATCAGCGTGTTGCCCACGGTGACCAGCTTGTAGCCGCGCTGCTTGATCTGGTCGCGCAGGAATGGAATGTGCTGGAAGGAATTGGCATCGAGGTCGCCGTTGTTGAGCGCTTCGTTGGGACTGGCGGTGCCGGTGATGACGATGGGCTGGACGTTCAGGCCCTGCTTCTGTGCCACCTTGGTAACCACTTCCCAGATCTCTTCGTCGACGCCGCCGCGCACGCCTACCTTGATCACCTTGTCGGCAGCGGCCGCCGGCGCGCCGCCGAGCGCGAGGGAGAAGATCGTAGCGCCGGCCAGCAGCGCGGAAAGAAGCGAGCGTCGTTTCATGGGCGGGTTCACCTGGACTGGGAGGGTTTGCGGTGGAAGTCGGCCGGCACCAAGCCGGGAGACCCAGTCTAGGCAGGCACGCGGTGGCGGTCCAAGAAGGAATGCGCA of the Cupriavidus malaysiensis genome contains:
- a CDS encoding methionine ABC transporter ATP-binding protein, whose translation is MTFAPSPPPPDSAPAHIVFEHLGKTYAGAPAAALDDVSFQVARGEIFGIIGRSGAGKSTLLRTVNMLERPSRGHVRIDGADIGRLDEDGLVALRRRVGMIFQHFNLLSAKTVFENVALPLRVAGVPRLDIAPRVMALLDLVGLAGKAQAYPAMLSGGQKQRVGIARALVHQPEILLCDEATSALDPETTEQILALLRDINQRFGLTVVLITHDMSVIRQACDRVLVLDHGRVVEQGAVRQVFLAPRADATLALLRPLRALHQALPPAANEPDPGAARGAMDEASGHAAGAHALYQEIPRHVSAAG
- a CDS encoding MetQ/NlpA family ABC transporter substrate-binding protein is translated as MKRRSLLSALLAGATIFSLALGGAPAAAADKVIKVGVRGGVDEEIWEVVTKVAQKQGLNVQPIVITGTASPNEALNNGDLDANSFQHIPFLRDQIKQRGYKLVTVGNTLISPIAFYSRKFKSLEALPAGARIGIPNDPSNQTRALVILRDHGLIKLREGFDPFTGTATLADVTANPRKLELVESASVVLARSLPDVDAAAIVNTFAYQAGLIATRDGIAVERKEHNPYVNVIAVREQDRNAPWVAPLVKAYQSEEVRRFILSKYQGSVIPAF